One window of Elaeis guineensis isolate ETL-2024a chromosome 11, EG11, whole genome shotgun sequence genomic DNA carries:
- the LOC105053531 gene encoding LOW QUALITY PROTEIN: uncharacterized protein (The sequence of the model RefSeq protein was modified relative to this genomic sequence to represent the inferred CDS: inserted 2 bases in 2 codons; deleted 1 base in 1 codon): MRPTRFLALSSASFSPTTSSSPSVEKTIGRTKPYLTDRALIERCRSNALTVEDALDLFDAAVAADPKPSIYAINLLLDAIAGMKHYPIVISLCNKLNVLSGIQPNIHTYSIVINSCRRMSSVNLGFGFLGGLLKRGFSPRTAIFNSLINGLGTEERVGEAAMLFDKMSLMGCEPNVVSCNALIKGLCNTGSTALALELHRKMSMMGDSCKTNIITFNTMIHHLCNEGHVSDACKLLVEMSRVGVKPDVRTYSSIIYGHSTLGHWKQAVGIFKEMMNRHLSPDVVTFNMLMNSLSKHEKTAEAHKLLDLMKERDEKPNVISYTILVQGYCREGHLADAREVFNSMLVKGPAPNSHTYSVLINGFVKNQKMDEAMELFNKMQKGGVKPDIITYSIILDGLCHLGKMEDVRGLLDEMMTQGIRPDVVTYTSIMCGLCRLGKWKEAHQLLYEMTEQQIHPNVVTFNALIDAFCKEGMIQEAHGLLEVMICRGIEPDVVTYTTLMDGYCMVGKLNDAVRICDLMVSKGHEXDAFTYNILIDSYSKGGRIDDALSLFYAMPCKGVHHTVVTYNSMLAGLYRVGRVADAEKLREMMLAAGICPNLYTYNIVMDGLCKNQCIDEAMKLFRDTLSSNVNLDIVCFNTLIDGLVKAGRFEAAKNIFNTIHTKDLKPNVVTFNIMVHGLMKEGLFDEANNLLLHMEKSGCPPDSITFNAIIRGLLEKEEIERARDMIRKMKEKSFSFEVSTASKIFNLXSERQYHEYLKLLPDFS, translated from the exons ATGAGGCCGACCCGTTTCCTTGCCCTTTCCTCTGCCTCCTTTTCCCCCACGACTTCTTCATCTCCTTCCGTCGAGAAAACTATCGGTAGAACAAAACCTTATTTGACGGACAGAGCCTTGATCGAACGATGCCGATCCAATGCTCTCACGGTCGAAGACGCGCTAGATTTGTTTGACGCAGCGGTGGCTGCCGATCCGAAGCCCTCCATCTACGCAATCAACCTCCTCCTCGATGCTATCGCCGGAATGAAGCACTACCCAATCGTGATCTCTCTCTGCAACAAGCTAAATGTTTTATCAGGAATCCAGCCAAATATCCACACCTATAGCATCGTGATCAACTCCTGCCGCCGAATGAGCTCTGTGAACCTGGGCTTCGGCTTCTTAGGAGGCCTCCTCAAACGTGGCTTCTCTCCTAGGACTGCTATCTTCAATTCTCTCATCAATGGCCTCGGCACCGAG GAAAGGGTGGGCGAGGCAGCCATGCTGTTCGataaaatgtctctgatgggatgcgAGCCGAACGTGGTCTCCTGCAATGCTCTCATCAAGGGGCTCTGCAACACCGGCAGTACTGCGTTGGCGCTGGAGCTGCACCGGAAAATGTCTATGATGGGAGATAGTTGCAAGACTAACATAATAACGTTCAACACTATGATCCACCACCTTTGCAACGAGGGACATGTGAGCGATGCTTGCAAACTGCTCGTGGAAATGAGTCGTGTGGGTGTTAAACCGGATGTGCGCACTTACAGCAGCATTATTTATGGACATTCCACTTTAGGCCACTGGAAGCAAGCTGTTGGTATTTTCAAGGAGATGATGAATCGTCACCTTTCACCAGATGTGGTGACATTCAACATGCTGATGAATTCactttccaagcatgagaagactGCAGAAGCCCATAAATTATTAGACTTgatgaaggaaagagatgaaaagcCTAATGTAATCTCTTATACTATATTGGTGCAAGGATATTGTCGAGAAGGCCATCTCGCTGATGCTAGGGAAGTCTTCAATTCCATGTTGGTTAAGGGTCCTGCTCCTAACAGTCATACTTACTCTGTCTTGATTAATGGATTTGTCAAGAATCAAAAAATGGATGAGGCCATGGAGCTATTCAACAAAATgcaaaaaggaggagtaaagcCTGATATTATTACCTATAGTATTATACTAGATGGACTATGCCACCTTGGAAAAATGGAGGATGTTCGAGGGCTTCTTGATGAAATGATGACTCAAGGAATACGTCCAGATGTCGTCACTTATACCTCTATAATGTGTGGACTTTGTAGATTAGGGAAGTGGAAAGAAGCTCATCAATTGCTTTATGAAATGACAGAACAACAAATTCATCCTAATGTCGTGACATTCAATGCATTGATTGATGCCTTTTGTAAAGAAGGAATGATTCAAGAGGCACATGGATTACTGGAAgtgatgatctgtagaggtatAGAGCCTGATGTAGTAACTTATACTACACTAATGGATGGTTATTGTATGGTAGGAAAACTAAATGATGCAGTAAGAATTTGTGATTTAATGGTTTCGAAAGGCCATG CTGATGCTTTTACATACAACATATTAATCGACAGCTATAGCAAAGGTGGGAGGATTGATGATGCTTTGAGTCTTTTTTATGCAATGCCTTGCAAAGGAGTACATCATACAGTTGTTACATACAACTCAATGTTAGCTGGATTATATCGAGTTGGAAGAGTGGCTGATGCAGAAAAATTGCGTGAGATGATGCTTGCTGCTGGGATATGCCCTAATCTTTACACATATAACATAGTCATGGATGGGCTTTGCAAGAACCAATGTATTGACGAAGCTATGAAGCTATTTCGAGATACATTATCTTCTAATGTTAACCTCGACATTGTCTGTTTCAATACCTTGATTGATGGTTTGGTCAAAGCTGGAAGGTTTGAAGCagccaaaaatatcttcaatactATCCATACCAAAGATTTAAAGCCAAATGTTGTTACTTTTAACATAATGGTACATGGCCTCATGAAGGAAGGGTTGTTTGACGAAGCCAATAACTTGCTCTTGCATATGGAGAAGTCAGGTTGTCCGCCAGATTCCATCACATTCAATGCCATTATTCGTGGTTTGCTGGAGAAAGAGGAGATAGAAAGGGCAAGAGATATGATTAGGAAAATGAAGGAGAAAAGCTTTTCTTTCGAGGTGTCAACTGcttctaaaatatttaatt tCTCAGAGCGGCAATATCATGAATATCTGAAGTTGCTTCCAGATTTTTCTTAG